Genomic DNA from Desulfonema ishimotonii:
GGCGCTGCACGAGGTGGCCTACGGACGCCCCTCCCTGGCCTGCGATCTGGTGGAGGAGTATCGCCCGTTTCTGGGGGACCGGCTGGTGCTGGGGCTGATCAACAGGAAGATGGTCACGCCTGCGGATTTTGTGATCCGGGAAGATGCGCCGGAAACTTTTGCGGATGAGGCCGAGATGAGGGCGAAACGCCCGGTGGAGATGAAACCGGCAGCGGTGCGGGCGTTTATCAGCGCCTATGAGACGATGATGCGTCAGCAGGTGTTTTATCCGCGTTTGGAGAAATCGGTGACGTATCGGTGGCTGATTCTGAATCAGGTGCGGCACTTCGGGCAGTGTCTGGAAAAGGGGGATGGCGGGTATGCGCCGTTTTTGTGGAAGATCTGACAGGGGCGGGAGGTGTGAGATTGTTTTTTCTGGTCTGCTTTGATATATCGGATGATAAGAAACGGTATCGGGCGGTGAAGGTGCTGAAGGCTTACGGGGTCCGGGTCCAGAAGTCGGTTTTCGAGTGTCCGAACCTGACGGAGCATCGGTTTGTGCGGATGAAGGAACAACTGGATGCGGTGATAGATCACAGTACGGATACGTTCCGGTTTTATTTTCTGTGCCGGGAGTGTGTGGCCCGGACGGAGTTTTCCGGGATCGGTGAGCCGCCGGTTACGGTCTCTTACCGTATCATTTGATTTTTGTTTTGAATTCGGTGTGTTGGGATTTTTTCAACCCGGTTTTTCCACGCATCTCCGGGGGGCAGGGTGTCTCATTATGATTTTGGGGGATATTTTGAGTGAGATCAGGTGCTTGGATGATTTTTGGGTGCGCGGAGATGCGTGGAAACGAAAATTCTTTTTTATTTCAGACGGATGGGGTGTTTTTGTCGGGAAAGGCGGTGCTGGAAAATGGAACCGGAAGCGTTTTTCGGGGGGATGCGTGGAAAAGGGCTTGTCAG
This window encodes:
- the cas2 gene encoding CRISPR-associated endonuclease Cas2 yields the protein MRLFFLVCFDISDDKKRYRAVKVLKAYGVRVQKSVFECPNLTEHRFVRMKEQLDAVIDHSTDTFRFYFLCRECVARTEFSGIGEPPVTVSYRII
- a CDS encoding CRISPR-associated endonuclease Cas1 — translated: MGKGFRADDTAGNTGARTGCGEPPDGTECYGGDQRANPYLGALHEVAYGRPSLACDLVEEYRPFLGDRLVLGLINRKMVTPADFVIREDAPETFADEAEMRAKRPVEMKPAAVRAFISAYETMMRQQVFYPRLEKSVTYRWLILNQVRHFGQCLEKGDGGYAPFLWKI